The following are encoded together in the Labeo rohita strain BAU-BD-2019 chromosome 17, IGBB_LRoh.1.0, whole genome shotgun sequence genome:
- the kiz gene encoding centrosomal protein kizuna isoform X3: MAFSNTEYFDQIGNIQKTMHERERRRHELEEKLFAYLRSEERLTKLKCAKMRCYYKELREREQQAKTRNLELLENVENLASKMKEFSIDCSRLLQKRLEYKTHITRLKKDRKKMGSRGESEADELPSRFQPPSTQGSSQTAVIFTGHQTSNGSSRNDGVTTTRSPSQTELIPNHPSLSPLQSGLCMHSHVSKASATAFISDDILNSGDFLEGRHLSDVHEKQMESDWDNSQRAGEQHRWEELNSPHMTLKEAEVSSQSVATKMPEDIVSLKRYPTHSPSPDTTDPRDSSQYMNSRDEDEEVSAEDEGDSTSRHQDLLDHTNSRHHALRGDVVIQEQSAVHIRTNSGTHEQVNRLKSRRPDSLESPNRLSVEEFCHLLDSVERRLGAKDVNLYRSTVNEQKLNDIISICGQCGRLDGVELHACGAVVLQQLPLLSCSQSQGCLLPNDLINTHWSSATKPEQIRSCLSAESALLWDCCFKHFLQLQQQKILSTDHIIQLFTPLLVPNNATYTEKAGELLKRLLTHKSETREPSESELSSSCSLPSLLDDSVEIKPARPSKTNEQTVGTGETKAYQLLKQSVAQEKHWSDSEEEDSEPSDINKLERSEALQDSLTPNSCSHRKTAKSRAFSAVQSKAFWGESDDSNSEIEMALRPQSHNTSSHDFDDFYD, translated from the exons ATGGCTTTCTCCAACACCGAGTATTTCGACCAGATTGGGAATATTCAAAAGACCATGCACGAACG gGAGAGAAGGAGACATGAGTTGGAAGAAAAACTGTTTGCCTACTTAAGATCAGAGGAAAGATT GACTAAGTTGAAGTGTGCCAAGATGCGCTGCTATTACAAGGAGCTGCGCGAGAGAGAGCAGCAAGCAAAGACGCGCAACCTTGAGCTTCTTGAGAATGTGGAGAACTTGGCatcaaaaatgaaagaattctCCATTGATTGTAGCAGGCTGCTTCAAAAGAGG TTGGAATACAAGACGCATATTAccagactgaagaaagacaggaaGAAAATGGGGAGCAGGGGGGAATCAGAAGCGGACGAG CTCCCGAGCAGGTTCCAGCCTCCCAGCACACAGGGATCATCACAGACTGCTGTCATCTTCACAGGTCACCAGACCTCCAACGGCTCATCAAGAAATGATGGCGTCACAACCACACGTTCACCATCTCAGACAGAGCTGATACCTAATCATCCTTCACTCTCTCCTCTACAAAGTGGCCTTTGTATGCACTCCCATGTTTCAAAAGCCAGTGCCACTGCCTTTATATCTGATGACATTCTAAACTCAGGTGATTTCCTTGAGGGCAGACATTTGAGTGACGTGCATGAAAAGCAGATGGAGTCTGATTGGGACAACTCTCAGAGGGCAGGAGAGCAGCATAGATGGGAAGAACTAAACTCACCTCACATGACCCTGAAGGAAGCTGAAGTGTCCTCTCAATCTGTGGCCACGAAGATGCCTGAAGACATTGTGTCATTAAAGCGGTACCCGACCCACAGTCCTTCCCCAGACACCACTGATCCAAGAGATTCCTCACAGTACATGAACTCTAGAGATGAGGATGAGGAAGTGTCTGCAGAGGATGAAGGTGACTCCACATCAAGACACCAAGATCTTTTAG ATCACACTAACAGCAGACATCACGCTTTGAGAGGAGATGTTGTAATTCAAGAGCAGAGTGCAGTACACATTCGGACCAACAGTGGCACACACGAGCAGGTCAACAGACTGAAATCTAGAAGGCCTGATTCTCTCGAATCCCCCAACAG GCTTTCCGTGGAAGAATTTTGTCATCTGCTGGACAGCGTTGAGCGACGTCTCGGTGCTAAAGATGTGAACCTCTACAGAAGCACAGTCAATGAGCAGAAACTCAATGATATCATCAG TATATGTGGTCAGTGTGGGCGTCTGGATGGTGTGGAACtacatgcgtgtggtgctgtGGTTCTGCAGCAGCTGCCCCTGTTGTCCTGCAGTCAGTCTCAGGGATGCCTCTTACCCAATGATCTGATCAACACTCACTGGTCGTCAGCTACAAAACCAGAACAGATCAG GTCATGTCTGTCAGCTGAAAGCGCTCTGCTGTGGGACTGCTGTTTCAAACACTTCTTACAGCTTCAGCAACAGAAAATCCTCAGCACTGACCACATCATCCAGCTCTTTACTCCACTCCTAGTGCCAAACAATGCCACCTACACTGAGAAG GCAGGAGAGCTGTTAAAGAGGCTTCTCACCCACAAATCGGAGACCCGTGAGCCGTCAGAAAGCGAACTGTCATCTTCTTGCAGCTTGCCCTCTCTTCTGGATGACAGTGTGGAAATCAAGCCCGCCAGGCCTTCCAAAACAAATGAGCAAACTGTTGGAACAGGAG agACCAAAGCATATCAGCTGCTTAAACAGTCTGTGGCACAAGAGAAGCACTGGAGTGACTCGGAGGAAGAGGATTCTGAGCCGTCAG ACATCAACAAATTGGAGAGGTCTGAGGCGCTCCAGGACTCTTTA
- the kiz gene encoding centrosomal protein kizuna isoform X2, with product MAFSNTEYFDQIGNIQKTMHERERRRHELEEKLFAYLRSEERLTKLKCAKMRCYYKELREREQQAKTRNLELLENVENLASKMKEFSIDCSRLLQKRLEYKTHITRLKKDRKKMGSRGESEADELPSRFQPPSTQGSSQTAVIFTGHQTSNGSSRNDGVTTTRSPSQTELIPNHPSLSPLQSGLCMHSHVSKASATAFISDDILNSGDFLEGRHLSDVHEKQMESDWDNSQRAGEQHRWEELNSPHMTLKEAEVSSQSVATKMPEDIVSLKRYPTHSPSPDTTDPRDSSQYMNSRDEDEEVSAEDEDHTNSRHHALRGDVVIQEQSAVHIRTNSGTHEQVNRLKSRRPDSLESPNRLSVEEFCHLLDSVERRLGAKDVNLYRSTVNEQKLNDIISICGQCGRLDGVELHACGAVVLQQLPLLSCSQSQGCLLPNDLINTHWSSATKPEQIRSCLSAESALLWDCCFKHFLQLQQQKILSTDHIIQLFTPLLVPNNATYTEKAGELLKRLLTHKSETREPSESELSSSCSLPSLLDDSVEIKPARPSKTNEQTVGTGGIQSAEEDSADQSPVESIPIRETKAYQLLKQSVAQEKHWSDSEEEDSEPSDINKLERSEALQDSLTPNSCSHRKTAKSRAFSAVQSKAFWGESDDSNSEIEMALRPQSHNTSSHDFDDFYD from the exons ATGGCTTTCTCCAACACCGAGTATTTCGACCAGATTGGGAATATTCAAAAGACCATGCACGAACG gGAGAGAAGGAGACATGAGTTGGAAGAAAAACTGTTTGCCTACTTAAGATCAGAGGAAAGATT GACTAAGTTGAAGTGTGCCAAGATGCGCTGCTATTACAAGGAGCTGCGCGAGAGAGAGCAGCAAGCAAAGACGCGCAACCTTGAGCTTCTTGAGAATGTGGAGAACTTGGCatcaaaaatgaaagaattctCCATTGATTGTAGCAGGCTGCTTCAAAAGAGG TTGGAATACAAGACGCATATTAccagactgaagaaagacaggaaGAAAATGGGGAGCAGGGGGGAATCAGAAGCGGACGAG CTCCCGAGCAGGTTCCAGCCTCCCAGCACACAGGGATCATCACAGACTGCTGTCATCTTCACAGGTCACCAGACCTCCAACGGCTCATCAAGAAATGATGGCGTCACAACCACACGTTCACCATCTCAGACAGAGCTGATACCTAATCATCCTTCACTCTCTCCTCTACAAAGTGGCCTTTGTATGCACTCCCATGTTTCAAAAGCCAGTGCCACTGCCTTTATATCTGATGACATTCTAAACTCAGGTGATTTCCTTGAGGGCAGACATTTGAGTGACGTGCATGAAAAGCAGATGGAGTCTGATTGGGACAACTCTCAGAGGGCAGGAGAGCAGCATAGATGGGAAGAACTAAACTCACCTCACATGACCCTGAAGGAAGCTGAAGTGTCCTCTCAATCTGTGGCCACGAAGATGCCTGAAGACATTGTGTCATTAAAGCGGTACCCGACCCACAGTCCTTCCCCAGACACCACTGATCCAAGAGATTCCTCACAGTACATGAACTCTAGAGATGAGGATGAGGAAGTGTCTGCAGAGGATGAAG ATCACACTAACAGCAGACATCACGCTTTGAGAGGAGATGTTGTAATTCAAGAGCAGAGTGCAGTACACATTCGGACCAACAGTGGCACACACGAGCAGGTCAACAGACTGAAATCTAGAAGGCCTGATTCTCTCGAATCCCCCAACAG GCTTTCCGTGGAAGAATTTTGTCATCTGCTGGACAGCGTTGAGCGACGTCTCGGTGCTAAAGATGTGAACCTCTACAGAAGCACAGTCAATGAGCAGAAACTCAATGATATCATCAG TATATGTGGTCAGTGTGGGCGTCTGGATGGTGTGGAACtacatgcgtgtggtgctgtGGTTCTGCAGCAGCTGCCCCTGTTGTCCTGCAGTCAGTCTCAGGGATGCCTCTTACCCAATGATCTGATCAACACTCACTGGTCGTCAGCTACAAAACCAGAACAGATCAG GTCATGTCTGTCAGCTGAAAGCGCTCTGCTGTGGGACTGCTGTTTCAAACACTTCTTACAGCTTCAGCAACAGAAAATCCTCAGCACTGACCACATCATCCAGCTCTTTACTCCACTCCTAGTGCCAAACAATGCCACCTACACTGAGAAG GCAGGAGAGCTGTTAAAGAGGCTTCTCACCCACAAATCGGAGACCCGTGAGCCGTCAGAAAGCGAACTGTCATCTTCTTGCAGCTTGCCCTCTCTTCTGGATGACAGTGTGGAAATCAAGCCCGCCAGGCCTTCCAAAACAAATGAGCAAACTGTTGGAACAGGAG GAATTCAAAGTGCTGAAGAGGACAGTGCCGACCAAAGCCCAGTGGAAAGTATTCCTATTAGAG agACCAAAGCATATCAGCTGCTTAAACAGTCTGTGGCACAAGAGAAGCACTGGAGTGACTCGGAGGAAGAGGATTCTGAGCCGTCAG ACATCAACAAATTGGAGAGGTCTGAGGCGCTCCAGGACTCTTTA
- the kiz gene encoding centrosomal protein kizuna isoform X1, with product MAFSNTEYFDQIGNIQKTMHERERRRHELEEKLFAYLRSEERLTKLKCAKMRCYYKELREREQQAKTRNLELLENVENLASKMKEFSIDCSRLLQKRLEYKTHITRLKKDRKKMGSRGESEADELPSRFQPPSTQGSSQTAVIFTGHQTSNGSSRNDGVTTTRSPSQTELIPNHPSLSPLQSGLCMHSHVSKASATAFISDDILNSGDFLEGRHLSDVHEKQMESDWDNSQRAGEQHRWEELNSPHMTLKEAEVSSQSVATKMPEDIVSLKRYPTHSPSPDTTDPRDSSQYMNSRDEDEEVSAEDEGDSTSRHQDLLDHTNSRHHALRGDVVIQEQSAVHIRTNSGTHEQVNRLKSRRPDSLESPNRLSVEEFCHLLDSVERRLGAKDVNLYRSTVNEQKLNDIISICGQCGRLDGVELHACGAVVLQQLPLLSCSQSQGCLLPNDLINTHWSSATKPEQIRSCLSAESALLWDCCFKHFLQLQQQKILSTDHIIQLFTPLLVPNNATYTEKAGELLKRLLTHKSETREPSESELSSSCSLPSLLDDSVEIKPARPSKTNEQTVGTGGIQSAEEDSADQSPVESIPIRETKAYQLLKQSVAQEKHWSDSEEEDSEPSDINKLERSEALQDSLTPNSCSHRKTAKSRAFSAVQSKAFWGESDDSNSEIEMALRPQSHNTSSHDFDDFYD from the exons ATGGCTTTCTCCAACACCGAGTATTTCGACCAGATTGGGAATATTCAAAAGACCATGCACGAACG gGAGAGAAGGAGACATGAGTTGGAAGAAAAACTGTTTGCCTACTTAAGATCAGAGGAAAGATT GACTAAGTTGAAGTGTGCCAAGATGCGCTGCTATTACAAGGAGCTGCGCGAGAGAGAGCAGCAAGCAAAGACGCGCAACCTTGAGCTTCTTGAGAATGTGGAGAACTTGGCatcaaaaatgaaagaattctCCATTGATTGTAGCAGGCTGCTTCAAAAGAGG TTGGAATACAAGACGCATATTAccagactgaagaaagacaggaaGAAAATGGGGAGCAGGGGGGAATCAGAAGCGGACGAG CTCCCGAGCAGGTTCCAGCCTCCCAGCACACAGGGATCATCACAGACTGCTGTCATCTTCACAGGTCACCAGACCTCCAACGGCTCATCAAGAAATGATGGCGTCACAACCACACGTTCACCATCTCAGACAGAGCTGATACCTAATCATCCTTCACTCTCTCCTCTACAAAGTGGCCTTTGTATGCACTCCCATGTTTCAAAAGCCAGTGCCACTGCCTTTATATCTGATGACATTCTAAACTCAGGTGATTTCCTTGAGGGCAGACATTTGAGTGACGTGCATGAAAAGCAGATGGAGTCTGATTGGGACAACTCTCAGAGGGCAGGAGAGCAGCATAGATGGGAAGAACTAAACTCACCTCACATGACCCTGAAGGAAGCTGAAGTGTCCTCTCAATCTGTGGCCACGAAGATGCCTGAAGACATTGTGTCATTAAAGCGGTACCCGACCCACAGTCCTTCCCCAGACACCACTGATCCAAGAGATTCCTCACAGTACATGAACTCTAGAGATGAGGATGAGGAAGTGTCTGCAGAGGATGAAGGTGACTCCACATCAAGACACCAAGATCTTTTAG ATCACACTAACAGCAGACATCACGCTTTGAGAGGAGATGTTGTAATTCAAGAGCAGAGTGCAGTACACATTCGGACCAACAGTGGCACACACGAGCAGGTCAACAGACTGAAATCTAGAAGGCCTGATTCTCTCGAATCCCCCAACAG GCTTTCCGTGGAAGAATTTTGTCATCTGCTGGACAGCGTTGAGCGACGTCTCGGTGCTAAAGATGTGAACCTCTACAGAAGCACAGTCAATGAGCAGAAACTCAATGATATCATCAG TATATGTGGTCAGTGTGGGCGTCTGGATGGTGTGGAACtacatgcgtgtggtgctgtGGTTCTGCAGCAGCTGCCCCTGTTGTCCTGCAGTCAGTCTCAGGGATGCCTCTTACCCAATGATCTGATCAACACTCACTGGTCGTCAGCTACAAAACCAGAACAGATCAG GTCATGTCTGTCAGCTGAAAGCGCTCTGCTGTGGGACTGCTGTTTCAAACACTTCTTACAGCTTCAGCAACAGAAAATCCTCAGCACTGACCACATCATCCAGCTCTTTACTCCACTCCTAGTGCCAAACAATGCCACCTACACTGAGAAG GCAGGAGAGCTGTTAAAGAGGCTTCTCACCCACAAATCGGAGACCCGTGAGCCGTCAGAAAGCGAACTGTCATCTTCTTGCAGCTTGCCCTCTCTTCTGGATGACAGTGTGGAAATCAAGCCCGCCAGGCCTTCCAAAACAAATGAGCAAACTGTTGGAACAGGAG GAATTCAAAGTGCTGAAGAGGACAGTGCCGACCAAAGCCCAGTGGAAAGTATTCCTATTAGAG agACCAAAGCATATCAGCTGCTTAAACAGTCTGTGGCACAAGAGAAGCACTGGAGTGACTCGGAGGAAGAGGATTCTGAGCCGTCAG ACATCAACAAATTGGAGAGGTCTGAGGCGCTCCAGGACTCTTTA
- the kiz gene encoding centrosomal protein kizuna isoform X4 — protein MAFSNTEYFDQIGNIQKTMHERTKLKCAKMRCYYKELREREQQAKTRNLELLENVENLASKMKEFSIDCSRLLQKRLEYKTHITRLKKDRKKMGSRGESEADELPSRFQPPSTQGSSQTAVIFTGHQTSNGSSRNDGVTTTRSPSQTELIPNHPSLSPLQSGLCMHSHVSKASATAFISDDILNSGDFLEGRHLSDVHEKQMESDWDNSQRAGEQHRWEELNSPHMTLKEAEVSSQSVATKMPEDIVSLKRYPTHSPSPDTTDPRDSSQYMNSRDEDEEVSAEDEGDSTSRHQDLLDHTNSRHHALRGDVVIQEQSAVHIRTNSGTHEQVNRLKSRRPDSLESPNRLSVEEFCHLLDSVERRLGAKDVNLYRSTVNEQKLNDIISICGQCGRLDGVELHACGAVVLQQLPLLSCSQSQGCLLPNDLINTHWSSATKPEQIRSCLSAESALLWDCCFKHFLQLQQQKILSTDHIIQLFTPLLVPNNATYTEKAGELLKRLLTHKSETREPSESELSSSCSLPSLLDDSVEIKPARPSKTNEQTVGTGGIQSAEEDSADQSPVESIPIRETKAYQLLKQSVAQEKHWSDSEEEDSEPSDINKLERSEALQDSLTPNSCSHRKTAKSRAFSAVQSKAFWGESDDSNSEIEMALRPQSHNTSSHDFDDFYD, from the exons ATGGCTTTCTCCAACACCGAGTATTTCGACCAGATTGGGAATATTCAAAAGACCATGCACGAACG GACTAAGTTGAAGTGTGCCAAGATGCGCTGCTATTACAAGGAGCTGCGCGAGAGAGAGCAGCAAGCAAAGACGCGCAACCTTGAGCTTCTTGAGAATGTGGAGAACTTGGCatcaaaaatgaaagaattctCCATTGATTGTAGCAGGCTGCTTCAAAAGAGG TTGGAATACAAGACGCATATTAccagactgaagaaagacaggaaGAAAATGGGGAGCAGGGGGGAATCAGAAGCGGACGAG CTCCCGAGCAGGTTCCAGCCTCCCAGCACACAGGGATCATCACAGACTGCTGTCATCTTCACAGGTCACCAGACCTCCAACGGCTCATCAAGAAATGATGGCGTCACAACCACACGTTCACCATCTCAGACAGAGCTGATACCTAATCATCCTTCACTCTCTCCTCTACAAAGTGGCCTTTGTATGCACTCCCATGTTTCAAAAGCCAGTGCCACTGCCTTTATATCTGATGACATTCTAAACTCAGGTGATTTCCTTGAGGGCAGACATTTGAGTGACGTGCATGAAAAGCAGATGGAGTCTGATTGGGACAACTCTCAGAGGGCAGGAGAGCAGCATAGATGGGAAGAACTAAACTCACCTCACATGACCCTGAAGGAAGCTGAAGTGTCCTCTCAATCTGTGGCCACGAAGATGCCTGAAGACATTGTGTCATTAAAGCGGTACCCGACCCACAGTCCTTCCCCAGACACCACTGATCCAAGAGATTCCTCACAGTACATGAACTCTAGAGATGAGGATGAGGAAGTGTCTGCAGAGGATGAAGGTGACTCCACATCAAGACACCAAGATCTTTTAG ATCACACTAACAGCAGACATCACGCTTTGAGAGGAGATGTTGTAATTCAAGAGCAGAGTGCAGTACACATTCGGACCAACAGTGGCACACACGAGCAGGTCAACAGACTGAAATCTAGAAGGCCTGATTCTCTCGAATCCCCCAACAG GCTTTCCGTGGAAGAATTTTGTCATCTGCTGGACAGCGTTGAGCGACGTCTCGGTGCTAAAGATGTGAACCTCTACAGAAGCACAGTCAATGAGCAGAAACTCAATGATATCATCAG TATATGTGGTCAGTGTGGGCGTCTGGATGGTGTGGAACtacatgcgtgtggtgctgtGGTTCTGCAGCAGCTGCCCCTGTTGTCCTGCAGTCAGTCTCAGGGATGCCTCTTACCCAATGATCTGATCAACACTCACTGGTCGTCAGCTACAAAACCAGAACAGATCAG GTCATGTCTGTCAGCTGAAAGCGCTCTGCTGTGGGACTGCTGTTTCAAACACTTCTTACAGCTTCAGCAACAGAAAATCCTCAGCACTGACCACATCATCCAGCTCTTTACTCCACTCCTAGTGCCAAACAATGCCACCTACACTGAGAAG GCAGGAGAGCTGTTAAAGAGGCTTCTCACCCACAAATCGGAGACCCGTGAGCCGTCAGAAAGCGAACTGTCATCTTCTTGCAGCTTGCCCTCTCTTCTGGATGACAGTGTGGAAATCAAGCCCGCCAGGCCTTCCAAAACAAATGAGCAAACTGTTGGAACAGGAG GAATTCAAAGTGCTGAAGAGGACAGTGCCGACCAAAGCCCAGTGGAAAGTATTCCTATTAGAG agACCAAAGCATATCAGCTGCTTAAACAGTCTGTGGCACAAGAGAAGCACTGGAGTGACTCGGAGGAAGAGGATTCTGAGCCGTCAG ACATCAACAAATTGGAGAGGTCTGAGGCGCTCCAGGACTCTTTA